The Crocosphaera subtropica ATCC 51142 genome includes a window with the following:
- the cysK gene encoding cysteine synthase A: MKIAHNVSELIGRTPLVQLNRIPQAEGCKAQIVVKLEGMNPAASVKDRIGVNMINSAEREGLIIPGKTLLVEPTSGNTGIALAMVAAAKGYKLILTMPETMSQERRAMLKAYGAQLELTPGSEGMSGCIRRAQELVETLPNAYMLQQFNNPANPEIHRLTTAEEIWEDTDGQVDILIAGVGTGGTITGVAEVLKQRKASFQAIAVEPTSSPVLSGGKPGGHKIQGIGAGFIPEVLKVELIDEVVTVTDEEAMTYGRRLAKEEGLLSGISTGAALCAAIKVGQRPENIGKLIVMVQPSFGERYLSTPLFQNVEPPQLAMMN, encoded by the coding sequence ATGAAAATTGCTCACAACGTATCAGAGTTAATTGGTCGTACTCCTCTAGTCCAATTGAATCGTATTCCTCAAGCAGAAGGTTGTAAGGCGCAAATTGTCGTTAAATTGGAAGGGATGAACCCCGCAGCATCGGTAAAAGACCGTATTGGGGTCAATATGATTAATTCTGCCGAACGAGAAGGGTTAATTATTCCAGGGAAAACCCTCCTAGTTGAACCTACCTCCGGCAACACCGGTATTGCTCTAGCTATGGTAGCAGCGGCCAAGGGATATAAGTTAATCTTAACTATGCCCGAAACCATGAGCCAAGAACGTCGGGCCATGTTAAAAGCCTATGGGGCGCAATTAGAATTAACCCCTGGTAGCGAGGGGATGAGTGGTTGTATTCGTCGGGCCCAGGAATTAGTGGAAACCTTGCCCAATGCTTATATGTTGCAACAATTCAATAACCCGGCTAACCCCGAAATTCACCGTTTAACCACTGCTGAAGAAATTTGGGAAGATACGGATGGACAGGTAGATATTTTAATCGCCGGTGTGGGAACCGGGGGAACCATTACCGGTGTCGCAGAAGTGCTTAAACAACGAAAAGCGAGTTTTCAGGCGATCGCCGTTGAACCCACTAGCAGCCCTGTTTTATCGGGAGGAAAGCCCGGAGGACACAAAATTCAAGGCATTGGGGCGGGTTTTATTCCCGAAGTGTTAAAAGTCGAATTAATCGACGAGGTGGTAACAGTAACCGATGAAGAGGCCATGACTTACGGACGACGCTTGGCCAAAGAAGAAGGACTACTGTCCGGTATTTCTACAGGGGCGGCTTTATGTGCTGCTATTAAAGTTGGGCAACGGCCCGAAAATATCGGTAAACTAATCGTAATGGTTCAACCCAGTTTTGGAGAACGTTACCTAAGTACCCCCCTTTTCCAAAATGTCGAACCCCCTCAACTGGCCATGATGAATTAA
- a CDS encoding J domain-containing protein: MTSTNHYHILEVSHNASQTEIKQAYRRLVKRFHPDSRQETANHEQIIRINAAYEILGDPQRRQSYDQQLIPNYPSARRQQRTAQAHSYYYSRRAAEEASVGLIDRWLKTVYCPIESLISRILNRLNDQIDALAADPFDDELMGDFQDYVRCSRYDLQQAKQIFSSQPNPPKLAKIAASVYYCLNHVGDGIEELEWFSCNYDDSHLHTGQELFRISHRLLHEVHRNVELIVNR, from the coding sequence ATGACATCTACGAATCATTATCACATCCTCGAAGTGAGTCACAATGCAAGTCAAACGGAAATTAAACAGGCATATCGCCGTTTGGTTAAACGGTTTCACCCAGACAGTCGCCAGGAAACCGCTAATCATGAACAAATTATCCGTATTAATGCAGCCTACGAGATATTAGGCGATCCGCAACGACGACAAAGCTATGATCAGCAGTTGATTCCTAATTATCCTTCGGCCAGACGACAACAGAGGACAGCCCAAGCCCATTCTTATTACTATAGTCGTCGGGCTGCCGAAGAAGCATCAGTGGGGTTAATTGATAGATGGTTAAAAACGGTTTATTGTCCCATTGAGAGCTTAATTTCTCGTATTTTAAACCGTTTAAATGATCAAATTGATGCCTTAGCTGCTGACCCGTTTGATGACGAATTAATGGGGGATTTTCAAGATTATGTTCGTTGTTCTCGCTATGATTTACAACAAGCTAAACAGATATTTTCCTCTCAACCGAACCCCCCCAAATTAGCTAAAATAGCAGCGAGCGTTTACTATTGTTTGAATCATGTGGGGGATGGCATTGAAGAGTTAGAATGGTTTTCTTGTAATTATGATGATTCTCATTTACACACAGGTCAAGAATTATTTAGAATTTCCCATCGATTATTACACGAAGTGCATCGAAATGTAGAATTAATTGTTAATCGTTAA
- a CDS encoding ABC transporter permease, whose protein sequence is MSQTITPSQNKNSLAPSVISDIQPEGNWLSEFSQETLAMTKRLFIQLQRRPSTLIAGIIQPFMWLILFGALFYNAPQGLFGEDLNYAKFLSPGIIVFTAFSGALNAGLPVMFDREFGFLNRLLVAPLASRYSIVAASTLYIITLSIIQTAVIVGASAMLGAGLPNLAGLGAIALIVFLIVAGVTGLSLGLAFALPGHIELIAVIFVTNLPLLFASTALAPLSFMAGWLQVVASLNPLTYAIEPIRYIYLNGEWSLGSVVIQTPWLDINFLGVLLLLVGFDALILLTIQPLLRRRFA, encoded by the coding sequence ATGAGTCAAACGATTACACCATCTCAAAATAAAAACAGTTTAGCCCCTAGTGTCATTAGCGATATTCAGCCAGAGGGAAACTGGTTATCCGAATTTTCCCAAGAAACTTTGGCTATGACGAAGCGTCTGTTTATTCAACTGCAACGCCGTCCTTCAACTTTGATTGCAGGGATTATTCAGCCGTTTATGTGGTTAATTTTGTTTGGTGCTTTGTTTTATAATGCACCTCAAGGATTATTTGGCGAGGATCTTAACTATGCTAAGTTTCTCTCCCCCGGCATCATCGTTTTTACGGCTTTTTCTGGGGCGTTAAATGCCGGACTACCTGTAATGTTTGACCGAGAGTTTGGTTTTCTCAACCGTTTACTGGTTGCCCCCTTAGCTTCTCGGTATTCCATTGTAGCTGCTTCGACTCTTTATATTATTACCCTGAGTATCATCCAAACGGCGGTTATTGTGGGTGCTAGTGCCATGTTAGGGGCAGGTTTACCGAATTTAGCTGGTTTAGGTGCGATCGCTCTCATTGTCTTTTTGATCGTTGCTGGTGTGACAGGATTAAGTTTAGGGTTAGCTTTTGCTTTACCGGGTCATATCGAACTCATTGCTGTCATTTTTGTGACTAATTTACCGTTACTCTTTGCCAGTACCGCCCTTGCGCCTTTATCCTTTATGGCAGGATGGTTACAGGTTGTCGCTAGTTTAAACCCCTTAACCTATGCTATTGAACCCATTCGTTATATCTATCTCAATGGAGAATGGTCTTTAGGTAGTGTTGTCATACAAACCCCTTGGCTTGATATTAATTTTCTTGGGGTTCTCTTATTATTAGTAGGCTTTGATGCCTTAATTTTGTTAACCATTCAACCTTTATTACGTCGTCGTTTTGCTTAA
- a CDS encoding daunorubicin resistance protein DrrA family ABC transporter ATP-binding protein — translation MNHPIVVIDSLKKNYGAVEALKNITFTIETGEIFGLLGPNGSGKTTTIRCLCTLAKPDGGKIEVKGVSALDNPKMVRNRLGYVAQEVALDKMLTGRELLALQADLYHLPKKAAKARIEQLLSLLDLEEYSDRKTGTYSGGIRKRLDLAAGLLHQPDVLVLDEPTVGLDIESRFIVWDFLKQLKAAGTTVLITSHYLEEIDALADRVAIIDQGEVIAQGTPSQLKDRLGGDRVTLRIEEFSPIAQAEKAKTVLETLPFVEEIIINPSQGNSLNLIVSTGSNSLSKIEQTLEQANLPIFSLAQSRPSLDDVYLAATGQTLMDAELAAAGSRDLKKEKKQQMS, via the coding sequence ATGAATCATCCTATTGTTGTCATTGACTCCCTAAAAAAAAATTATGGTGCAGTAGAAGCCCTGAAAAACATTACTTTCACCATTGAAACCGGGGAAATCTTCGGGCTTTTAGGTCCCAATGGGTCAGGAAAAACCACCACCATTCGCTGTTTATGTACCCTGGCTAAGCCCGATGGGGGCAAAATTGAAGTGAAAGGGGTTTCAGCCCTAGATAACCCTAAAATGGTCAGAAATCGCTTAGGCTATGTCGCCCAAGAAGTCGCCCTGGATAAGATGTTGACCGGGCGAGAATTACTAGCATTACAAGCCGACTTATATCATTTGCCCAAAAAAGCAGCAAAAGCCAGAATTGAGCAATTATTGAGCTTATTAGACTTAGAGGAATATAGCGATCGCAAAACAGGAACCTATTCCGGTGGTATTCGCAAACGTCTCGATTTAGCGGCCGGACTCCTCCATCAACCAGATGTGTTAGTGTTAGATGAGCCAACTGTGGGCTTAGACATTGAAAGTCGTTTTATCGTTTGGGACTTCCTTAAACAACTCAAAGCAGCCGGAACAACGGTACTCATTACCAGTCACTACCTAGAAGAAATCGACGCTTTAGCCGATCGTGTGGCCATTATCGATCAAGGGGAAGTCATCGCCCAAGGAACCCCATCCCAACTGAAAGATCGCTTAGGAGGCGATCGCGTGACCCTGAGAATAGAGGAATTTTCGCCCATAGCCCAGGCTGAAAAAGCCAAAACTGTCCTAGAAACCTTACCCTTTGTCGAAGAAATTATTATTAACCCCTCTCAAGGAAACTCTCTTAATTTAATTGTTTCAACGGGGAGCAATTCTCTGAGTAAAATTGAGCAAACCTTAGAACAAGCTAACTTACCCATCTTCAGTTTAGCCCAATCTCGTCCTAGTCTTGATGATGTTTATTTAGCAGCAACGGGACAAACTTTAATGGATGCAGAATTAGCCGCCGCCGGGAGTCGGGATCTTAAAAAAGAGAAAAAACAACAAATGAGTTAG
- the malQ gene encoding 4-alpha-glucanotransferase, producing MTFYQRASGILLHPTSLPSRFGIGDLGEGPYRFIDFLVASGQTLWQVLPLGPTGYGNSPYLSYSAFAGNPLLISPDILYGDGLVTQADLDTYPDLPDDRVDYDLVVKYKVPLLKKASDTFKNGGSPELRGEFDQFCARHSYWLEDYALFMAIHDDNPKKGWHQWDRDIAKREPQALEAYRAKYAEAIFYHKFVQFEFVRQWKRVKKYANDRNVKIFGDIPIYVAYDGADVWSHSDIFCVDPETLAVNVMAGVPPDYFSATGQLWGNPVYNWQKVQEHDFSWWIERFKSTLEYYDVVRIDHFRGFEAYWAVPKGETTAMNGQWLKAPGDAFFARLKEVLGTLPIVAEDLGVITPEVEALRDKYEFPGMKLLHFAFDSDRANPFLPYNYTNPNCVVYTGTHDNNTTIGWFAERNFEEQARVTDYLSGISPKGIHWTLISLAMGSVANQAVFPLQDILGLESHCRMNTPGLADGNWTWRYRPEMLTPELTEYLRYVTELYGRIV from the coding sequence ATGACATTTTATCAGAGAGCTAGTGGGATTTTATTGCACCCAACCTCTTTACCCAGTCGTTTTGGTATTGGTGACTTGGGAGAAGGACCCTATCGCTTCATTGACTTTTTAGTCGCTAGTGGACAAACCCTCTGGCAAGTTTTACCCCTGGGTCCAACAGGATATGGCAATTCTCCTTATCTTTCTTACTCTGCATTTGCAGGGAACCCTTTATTAATTAGTCCTGATATTCTCTACGGAGATGGTTTAGTTACCCAAGCAGACTTAGATACTTATCCTGATCTTCCTGATGACCGGGTTGATTACGATTTAGTTGTCAAATATAAAGTCCCCCTTCTGAAAAAAGCAAGTGATACGTTTAAAAATGGAGGTTCTCCAGAACTAAGAGGAGAATTTGACCAATTTTGCGCCCGTCATAGCTATTGGTTAGAAGATTATGCTTTATTCATGGCTATCCATGACGATAATCCCAAAAAAGGATGGCATCAATGGGATCGTGATATTGCTAAGCGTGAACCCCAAGCTTTAGAAGCTTATCGGGCTAAGTATGCAGAGGCAATTTTCTATCATAAGTTTGTTCAATTTGAGTTTGTCCGTCAGTGGAAACGAGTCAAAAAATACGCCAATGATCGCAATGTGAAAATTTTTGGCGATATTCCTATCTATGTAGCCTATGATGGGGCTGATGTTTGGTCCCATTCTGATATTTTCTGTGTTGACCCAGAAACCCTAGCCGTGAATGTCATGGCCGGTGTTCCCCCAGATTATTTTAGTGCTACTGGTCAATTATGGGGGAATCCCGTTTATAACTGGCAAAAAGTCCAAGAACATGACTTTAGTTGGTGGATCGAACGGTTTAAAAGCACCTTAGAATATTATGATGTGGTAAGAATTGACCATTTCCGAGGGTTTGAAGCTTACTGGGCGGTTCCTAAAGGAGAAACAACGGCTATGAATGGGCAATGGTTAAAAGCCCCAGGTGATGCCTTTTTTGCCCGTCTTAAAGAAGTATTAGGAACTTTACCCATTGTTGCTGAGGATTTAGGGGTAATTACCCCCGAAGTCGAAGCTTTACGGGATAAGTATGAGTTTCCTGGGATGAAGTTACTACACTTCGCCTTTGACTCAGATCGAGCTAATCCTTTCTTACCTTATAACTATACCAATCCGAATTGTGTCGTTTACACCGGAACCCATGACAACAACACAACCATCGGCTGGTTTGCAGAACGAAATTTTGAAGAACAAGCCAGAGTTACGGATTATTTATCGGGTATTTCTCCTAAAGGTATCCATTGGACCTTGATTAGCTTAGCTATGGGTTCAGTGGCCAATCAAGCAGTGTTTCCCCTGCAAGATATTTTAGGCTTAGAAAGTCACTGCCGTATGAATACTCCAGGGTTAGCCGATGGTAACTGGACATGGCGGTATCGTCCCGAAATGTTAACCCCTGAATTAACGGAATATTTACGCTATGTGACTGAATTGTATGGCAGAATAGTCTAA
- a CDS encoding GumC family protein translates to MTTSLPDLPVEELEEGGSSEGKGLNFRPYLRTFIRKAWLIGGLTCLTTLGAWIWSSQDAYTYTGNFFLLVEPITASGKLTNPTTLTRTEGVPRDDLFALDYPTNLVFLTSPGMTFKIAQKVQEKERIRKVPAIWKDLRDNLKVDRAQVGQGRGSETKIFQVSYTGEDPQEVQTILQTAADTFLEYSSEDRETNIKAGVKFIDEQLPNLQQRLEKLKARQKQLRQNYELIDPLPKNQEVLTQISTLEQQKLTLNTQLQAQKKLANSLQQQLKLSPDEAFAAAILSQDPTRVALLSQLQQIDSQIAVASATFTENSPQVQDLREQRQNVDTLLNQTTQEIITKNELSVSSNSNAFEFQDPTRLGLIQQLLETTNQIKTLQAQLDTIEPTKQQLEQQVKRYPNLINEYSDLERQIQLTEEILNKLLLQRETLKVEAAQELPWQLISEPQIPLDADGSPIGAPPSRKKKLLAGAMAGILLGAAMAFLWEKRQNFFYTAEDISQLLGIPLLGEIPKDDRAILSEGVPLNHLSQTKPDIVEPVLEDNHHGTIEEEALFLPSQESSFLEAFDDLYLQLYLQEQGSNLRSVMISSAESEDGCSTIAVNLATNAAQKGQQVLLVDTNFSNPQLHNLLNVSNHKGLIDVLGGQVSPQAIIESVRDIENLFVLPMGEHLQPSLKHLWSPKFNSLMEELGKTYDLVIYDTPPFFLSSDIKFMAKQTDGIILVATIQKTSQSLLKRAVKEIRALNLPLLGAVANHRV, encoded by the coding sequence GTGACTACATCATTACCAGATTTGCCAGTAGAAGAACTTGAAGAAGGAGGTTCCTCTGAGGGGAAAGGATTAAATTTTCGTCCTTATTTACGAACCTTTATCAGAAAAGCCTGGTTAATTGGTGGATTAACCTGTTTGACAACTTTAGGGGCTTGGATCTGGAGTAGCCAAGATGCCTATACTTACACGGGAAACTTCTTCTTATTGGTTGAACCCATCACCGCCAGTGGTAAACTAACGAACCCCACCACCCTTACTCGTACCGAAGGGGTTCCTCGTGATGATTTATTCGCCTTAGATTATCCTACGAATCTTGTCTTCCTCACCAGTCCAGGAATGACCTTTAAAATTGCCCAGAAAGTACAAGAAAAAGAACGCATTCGCAAAGTACCAGCCATTTGGAAAGATTTACGAGACAATTTAAAAGTTGATCGCGCTCAAGTTGGACAAGGAAGAGGTTCAGAAACAAAAATCTTTCAAGTCTCCTATACCGGAGAAGATCCCCAAGAAGTGCAAACCATTCTACAAACAGCAGCCGATACTTTCCTAGAATATAGTTCTGAAGATCGAGAAACTAATATCAAAGCAGGGGTTAAGTTTATTGATGAACAACTGCCAAACTTACAACAGAGATTAGAAAAACTTAAAGCGAGACAAAAACAACTCAGACAAAACTACGAATTAATTGATCCATTACCGAAAAACCAAGAAGTTCTTACCCAAATTAGTACCTTAGAACAACAAAAATTAACCCTCAATACTCAACTTCAAGCTCAAAAAAAACTCGCCAATTCTCTACAACAACAACTAAAATTGTCTCCTGATGAAGCCTTTGCTGCTGCTATCCTCAGTCAAGATCCCACCAGGGTTGCACTTCTATCGCAATTACAGCAAATAGACAGTCAAATTGCCGTTGCTTCAGCGACCTTTACCGAAAATAGTCCCCAAGTTCAGGACTTACGAGAGCAACGACAAAATGTGGACACGTTACTGAATCAAACCACTCAAGAAATTATTACCAAAAACGAGTTATCTGTTTCCTCTAATTCAAATGCCTTTGAGTTTCAAGATCCCACTCGTCTCGGACTCATTCAACAGTTATTAGAAACCACTAATCAAATTAAAACTTTACAAGCTCAATTAGATACCATTGAACCCACCAAGCAACAACTCGAACAACAGGTTAAACGCTATCCTAATCTGATCAATGAGTATAGCGATCTCGAACGTCAAATTCAACTGACCGAAGAAATCCTTAATAAACTCCTATTACAACGAGAAACCCTCAAAGTTGAAGCTGCTCAAGAACTGCCTTGGCAATTAATCTCTGAACCCCAAATTCCTTTGGATGCAGATGGAAGTCCCATCGGCGCTCCCCCCAGTCGCAAAAAGAAACTCTTAGCAGGGGCAATGGCAGGTATTTTATTAGGGGCTGCTATGGCATTTCTCTGGGAAAAACGTCAAAATTTTTTCTACACTGCAGAGGATATCTCCCAACTGTTAGGCATCCCCTTATTAGGGGAAATTCCCAAAGATGATCGTGCTATTCTATCCGAGGGGGTTCCTCTAAACCATTTATCCCAGACAAAACCAGACATTGTTGAACCTGTTTTAGAAGATAATCATCACGGGACCATAGAAGAAGAGGCTTTATTTTTACCAAGCCAAGAATCGAGTTTTCTTGAAGCATTCGACGATCTTTATCTACAATTGTACTTACAAGAACAGGGATCAAACCTTCGTTCTGTGATGATATCTTCTGCTGAATCAGAAGATGGTTGTTCTACTATAGCCGTTAATTTAGCCACTAACGCAGCGCAAAAAGGTCAACAAGTCCTATTAGTGGATACCAATTTTTCTAACCCTCAACTCCACAATTTATTAAATGTTTCTAATCACAAAGGTCTTATTGATGTTCTTGGTGGCCAAGTCTCACCCCAAGCCATTATTGAATCGGTTCGAGATATAGAAAATTTATTTGTGTTACCAATGGGAGAACACCTTCAACCTTCTCTTAAACATCTTTGGTCCCCTAAGTTTAATAGCCTCATGGAAGAATTAGGAAAAACCTATGATTTAGTGATTTATGATACGCCTCCTTTTTTCCTTAGTTCAGATATTAAATTTATGGCTAAACAAACCGATGGCATTATTTTAGTGGCTACCATCCAGAAAACATCCCAATCTCTCTTAAAAAGAGCAGTTAAAGAAATTAGAGCATTAAATTTGCCTTTGTTGGGTGCTGTTGCTAATCATCGAGTTTAA
- a CDS encoding BON domain-containing protein → MILLGTSLLVILGISGFLLLKRFDGLRLASVSLAVTILLLTTITPALADTQIAALGARDETVSADETDLNLNPGGKHYSGLEYAKRTDDAENPVSDDVIKQTIDSETDNRIVFAVSNGSVRLSGRIDNKEDAQNLISKIKKIPGVHEVTYDLGLENVSS, encoded by the coding sequence ATGATTCTATTAGGAACATCACTATTAGTTATTTTAGGGATTAGTGGATTCTTATTGTTAAAGCGTTTTGATGGGTTACGTTTAGCCTCAGTGTCACTAGCTGTGACTATTTTGTTGTTAACAACCATTACGCCTGCCTTAGCCGATACTCAAATCGCTGCATTAGGAGCGAGGGATGAGACTGTATCTGCCGATGAAACCGATCTTAACTTAAATCCTGGTGGGAAACACTATAGCGGTTTAGAATACGCAAAACGGACAGATGATGCTGAAAATCCTGTCAGTGATGATGTAATCAAACAAACCATCGACTCAGAAACAGATAATAGAATTGTCTTTGCTGTTTCCAATGGTTCTGTCAGACTCTCAGGCAGAATTGATAATAAAGAAGACGCTCAAAATTTGATTAGTAAAATTAAAAAAATTCCTGGCGTTCATGAAGTTACCTATGATTTAGGATTAGAAAACGTTAGCAGTTAG